AACAGTTCGAGAGCTTAGCTATCGATCACGATGACGAAGACGGATCGGTCATGGTCACTGTAGGCGAAACGGAGATCCAACTTCGGTGACCGAGCCCTGTTGTAGCGGAATTCCGCATCTGAGAGAAACGGGGAGAGCCTAGGCCGGGATTTGAACCCGGGCTCTCGTCCTTACCAAGGACGCGCTTTACCTCTAAGCTACCCAGGCGCGTTTCCGAGTTGCCGCGATTCGTCTTTAGTCGTTTCGATCTCACCCCCGCTGTGCGGTCGAGCCACACGGTAAGTCGGGGGACGGCACGGCGACCGTTCAGATCCGCTCGGCGAGCGCCGCCGGCGTCCCGTCGGAGAACAGCGACTCCGCGGGGGGCAGCCGCCCGTCCGTGCGACCGAGCGTCCCCACGTGGCTGCGCAGGGACTCGGTGACCGACCCGCCGGCCGCGGTGGTGCCCGCGACGGCGGCGAGTTCGAACACGTCGGCCTCCAGGTTGGCGTCGAGGCGGTCGTCGCCGGAGGTCCGCCGGCGGGTCTGGTCGCCGCCGAACGAGCGGACGACGGCGACGGCCTCGCCGGCGGCCTCGGTGCGGGCGAGCAGGTAGAACCCGCGGGCGACCATCACGTCGGCGACGAGGATGTCCATGTCCCCGCCGTCGGCGTCGACCGTCGCGGTCGGGCCCGACGTCACGCCGTCGGTCACCGCTACGTCGCCGCCGTCGGTCCGCTCCGCACGGTCGCTCCCCGACGAGCCCCCGCTCGCGTCGCTCGCGGGGCCGCCGTCGGTCCGCTCCGCACGGTCACTCCCCGACGAGCCCCCGCTCGCGTCGCTCGTGGGGACGCCGTCGGTCCGCTCCGCACGGTCGCCCTCCGGCGAACTCCCGCCCTGGGGGCCCCCGTCGGCGCGCTCGTCCTCGCGGTCGCCGGCGAGGGCGCCGTCGCGCTCCCACGGCGGGTCCCGGGAGAGCGAGCGGGTGAGGCGCAGTCCCTCGTAGATGAGCTGGACGCCGGCCCCGCGGTCGGCGACGGCGTCGATGTCGACCGACGGCCCGTCCGCCGACCCGGCGGCGACTGCGCGGGCGCTCAACACCGTCAGCACACCGGGTGCCATCGACCCGTCTTCGAGGCGTTCGCGGATCCGCTCGCGGAGGCGGTCGGGTTCGACGTCGCCCACGGCCTCCAGCGCGGCCCCGCGGACCGCCGCGGCTTCCTCCATTGGCGTCGGCTAGCGGTGGGAAGGGCAAAGACCTTTGGAAACGACTTACGGACGAACGCCCATGCCGACGCCTGCGACGGCCGATCCGCCGACCCCGGGGCGGCTCGCCCCCGGGACGGAGGCCCGCCCGTGATCGAGACCGACTCCGACGGCGACGTGTGCGTCGTCACGCTCGACCGCCCCGACCACCGCAACGCGCTCACGCCGGCGGCCCTCGACGACCTCGAATCGGCCGTCGACGGCGCCGACGCACCCGTCGTCCTCCTCGGTGGCGCCGGAGCGGCCTTCTGCGCCGGCGCAGACCTCGACGCGGTCGCCGACCTGGGAGACCGCGAAGCGGCCGAAGCGTTCGCTCGCCGCGGCCAGCGCGTCGCGGCGACCCTCGCCGAGAGCGAGTCGGTCGTCGTCGCGGGGGTCGACGGCGCGGCCCGGGGCGGCGGCGTCGAGCTCGCGCTGGCCTGCGACGTGCGCGTCGCGACGCCCGAGGCGACCTTCGCCGAACCGGGCGCGGCCATCGGCCTGTTGGGCGCCTGGGGCGGGACCGTCCGTTTGCCCGAGGTCGTCGGCCTCGGCGAGGCGATGGATATCGCGCTGTCGGGGCGAGTCCTCGACGCAGAGGAGGCGCTCCGGACGGGACTCGTCTCCCGCGTCGTCGACGATCCGCGGGCGGTCGCCACGGAGATCGCCGGGAACGACCCGGCGGCGCTCCGGACGATCAAGGAACGCCTGCGCGACGACGGCGACCGCGCCGAGCGGGAGGGCCGCGAGGCCGAGGCGTTCGCCGACCTGCACGCCGACTACGAGCGGTAGACGACTCGCGTGGCGCGAGACGGCCGCCTCCACGCCCGCCACAACCGAAACCTTCGAGAGCGGTGACCTCTCATAGACGGCTAATGCCGGACTGCGACTACTGCGGGGCGACGTTCGACGGCGAGGACGCCTACCTCGACCACCTCGCCGACGAACACGAGGGGGAACTGGGTTCGATCGATAGACGGCGGGTCGCCGACCGGGAGCCCGACGACGGCGGCGTCCCGCTCGGCCCGGCGATCCTGGTCGGACTGCTCGCGCTCGCGGGCGGGCTCGTGGTCTACGTCACCTTCCTCATGAGCGGGTCGGGCGGGACCGCCGCGGCGAGCGGCCTGCCCGACAGCGGCGACCAGTCGGTCATCTCGCAGGTCCAGACCGAGGAGTCGAACGGCCTCGAACACCGCGAGCAGGGGACCGAGATCGAGTACGAACGCGTCCCGCCGACCAGCGGCACCCACTGGGGCGGCACGTGGGAGACGGCCGGCTTCTACAGCGAGCAGCCGCCGATGGAGTCGCTCGTCCACTCGCTCGAACACGGCGCCGTCGTCGTCTACTACGACCCGGCCGAGCTGACCCCCGAGGCCGAGGAGAGCCTCCGCGGCTGGGCGACCAACCAGAGCGGTAACTTCCGGAACTTCATCGCCGTCCCGAACCCCAACGAGAACCCCGAGTCGACGTACGTCCTCACCGCGTGGACCAAGCGGCTGACGATGGACGAGTACGACGACTCGACGGTCCGCGCGTTCACCGCCGAGTACCTCGGCCGCGGTCCCGAGAACCCGGTGCGATAACGGTCGGACGGCAGAGACGACTTCTCGCAGTTCAGTACAGCGGCTCGGGCCCCGGCGGCGCCGCCCGCTTGTGTTCGCTCCCCTCGTACAGTCCGCGCACCCGCTCGACCGTCTCCGCGTCGACGCCGACCTGGTCGGCCGTCGCCGAGACCGACAGCGGCCCGTCGACGTGCAGCGCCAGGATCGAGTCGAGCGTGTCGTAGCTCATCCCGAGTTCCCCCTCGTCGGTCTGGTCGACCCACATGCCGGCGCTGGCCTCCTTGGCCGCCAGATCGTCGGGCACGCCGACGTGGCGGGCCAGCTGGCGCACCTGTTGCTTGTAGAGGTTCGCGATCGGGTGACAGTCCACCGCGCCGTCGCCGTACTTCGTGAAGTAGCCCACCAGTGCCTCGGTGCGGTTGCCCGTCCCCACGACCAGCCCGCCCTCGGTGTTGGCCACGAGGTAGTTCAACACCGCGCGGATCCGCACGTAGAGGTTCCCCGTCGCCATCCGGTCCTCGTCGGCCGCGGGGTAGGCGTCGAGGAACGCGTCGGCGATGGGCGTGATCTCCACGACGTCGTACTCGACATCTAGCAGTTCACTCGCGACCCGCTCGGCGTCGCTCATGTTCGACTCGCGGTTGACCTCGCTGGGCATCACCAGCGCGTGGACGGTCTCGGCGCCCAGCGCCTCGACGACCAGATGCGAGGTGAGCGTGCTGTCGATCCCACCCGACAGCCCTATCACCACGCGGTCGGCGCCCGCCGCCTCGTACTGCGCGGCGATGAAGTCGGTGATGTGCTCGCGATGGGCGTCCAGTTCCTCGGTCGAGAGGGACATATCGAGCGGGTCGGTCGCCCGGACGAGTTCCTCGGTCGTAGCCATACCGAACGATTGGCACGAGTGCGACTAATACCCTCGTGTCGGCCCGGATCGGTGACCGTCCGTCCACTCGGCCGAAGCGCTACGTTCAAGTGATCGGGACTGCGATTCTCGGATGAAGCGGGCGCCGTTGGTGAGCGGTCGACCGGACCGCGAGTCGCGGGGCGAACGAAGTGAGCGCCGTTGGTCCAGTGGTAGGACATTAGCTTCCCAAGCTAATAGCCCGGGTTCAATTCCCGGACGGCGCATACCGCGGTCGTCTTCTATCGGTTTCCTCTCGGGTCAGCCGCGCTCACCGGCAGATCCCGCCGACCACGCCGATACTTGGGTTTAAGCCGCTTCGAGCGAAAGACGGCCCCAATGGCAGGAAGCGACGAGGTTCTGGTGGCCGGTCCGCCGGGCGACGGAGGCCGAGCGGTCGCCGACGACCTCGCGGCGGTCGACGGGGTGACCGTCGAAGCGGCGAGCGCGGCGGATCCCGGCGAACTCGACCCGGAGAGAGTCGACTGCGTCGTCTGGGTCGGCCCGGCGACGGGCGACGCGCTGGCGGCGCTCGTCGACCGCGCGGGAGGGTCGACCGGAACGCCGGTCGTCGTCGTCGGGGACGACGCCGGTCCCGACCCGGACGCGGCCTTCGAGGCGGGGGTCGCGGACTTCGTGCGGGCGGGCGGGGACGACCGGACCGTCCTCGCGCGGCGGGTCGAACGGCTGTTGTCGGGCGAGCGCGACCGCGCGGCCGCCGACGGGAGCGGCGACCGGCCGGTATCGGGGGCGGTTCCCGCGGCGGCCCGGCCGCCCGAGGCGAACGCCGAGCGGGTCCTCGAACGCGTCGACGCCG
The window above is part of the Halosimplex rubrum genome. Proteins encoded here:
- a CDS encoding DUF7114 family protein, with amino-acid sequence MEEAAAVRGAALEAVGDVEPDRLRERIRERLEDGSMAPGVLTVLSARAVAAGSADGPSVDIDAVADRGAGVQLIYEGLRLTRSLSRDPPWERDGALAGDREDERADGGPQGGSSPEGDRAERTDGVPTSDASGGSSGSDRAERTDGGPASDASGGSSGSDRAERTDGGDVAVTDGVTSGPTATVDADGGDMDILVADVMVARGFYLLARTEAAGEAVAVVRSFGGDQTRRRTSGDDRLDANLEADVFELAAVAGTTAAGGSVTESLRSHVGTLGRTDGRLPPAESLFSDGTPAALAERI
- a CDS encoding enoyl-CoA hydratase/isomerase family protein is translated as MIETDSDGDVCVVTLDRPDHRNALTPAALDDLESAVDGADAPVVLLGGAGAAFCAGADLDAVADLGDREAAEAFARRGQRVAATLAESESVVVAGVDGAARGGGVELALACDVRVATPEATFAEPGAAIGLLGAWGGTVRLPEVVGLGEAMDIALSGRVLDAEEALRTGLVSRVVDDPRAVATEIAGNDPAALRTIKERLRDDGDRAEREGREAEAFADLHADYER
- a CDS encoding DUF3105 domain-containing protein yields the protein MPDCDYCGATFDGEDAYLDHLADEHEGELGSIDRRRVADREPDDGGVPLGPAILVGLLALAGGLVVYVTFLMSGSGGTAAASGLPDSGDQSVISQVQTEESNGLEHREQGTEIEYERVPPTSGTHWGGTWETAGFYSEQPPMESLVHSLEHGAVVVYYDPAELTPEAEESLRGWATNQSGNFRNFIAVPNPNENPESTYVLTAWTKRLTMDEYDDSTVRAFTAEYLGRGPENPVR
- a CDS encoding NAD+ synthase — encoded protein: MATTEELVRATDPLDMSLSTEELDAHREHITDFIAAQYEAAGADRVVIGLSGGIDSTLTSHLVVEALGAETVHALVMPSEVNRESNMSDAERVASELLDVEYDVVEITPIADAFLDAYPAADEDRMATGNLYVRIRAVLNYLVANTEGGLVVGTGNRTEALVGYFTKYGDGAVDCHPIANLYKQQVRQLARHVGVPDDLAAKEASAGMWVDQTDEGELGMSYDTLDSILALHVDGPLSVSATADQVGVDAETVERVRGLYEGSEHKRAAPPGPEPLY